A genomic segment from Bosea sp. OAE506 encodes:
- a CDS encoding TonB-dependent siderophore receptor, whose translation MNRSIMALSAVAALVPAWPAGAQQARVEQLDEIVVQGEAARRPGSGATGVVANDGFVPKTTRTATKTETPVAETPQTINTVTQRQLEERRPQSLTEALGYTPGVRTGGYGFDPRFDSFAIRGVDITYTGVFRDGLRDFNSPSGLFRLEPYGVESISILKGPASSLYGASASVGIIDAISKRPTETKFGEVEIQGGSFNRRQINFDIGGPANPAGTVLYRITGLLRDSNTSLPGVPDDRVFIAPAITFKPNDNTKLTILGEYMDSKTGGSTAYDNNYGSFTLRDGTVIFPTTGAKRTILFNPTYNDFTQKQGRIGYEFEHKFSDTVSFHQNLRVSTLSTDEKFGTTTYAGRVKEDLDAISTDTYLKTLLRTGPISHTILTGLDIGRASYGSRIGYNFASISDPALPEPTKQRQTLIGAYLQDEMKMGPWRLLLSGRHDWLSSTYTVPGTAPSKQDEGAFTGRAGLSYVTDFGLTPYVSYGTSFNPNPGTVLNGGVAKPTKGEQAEAGVKYAVPGYNAFINASVFWLKQTDGIVYTVVDAVNRQTQLDFESRGFEIDATTSLGNGVSLQASYAYTDTEITKLSPDTVGNQINSVPKHAFSVWAGYDIATGPLRGLGLGAGVRYTGANFGDDYNRLIIRNSATAYVDARLTYDFEKLDPKLKGFSAQVNAQNLLDKVDQVCTAGYCYFNQGRKVLASLRYRW comes from the coding sequence ATGAACCGCTCGATCATGGCGCTGTCGGCTGTTGCCGCCCTGGTTCCAGCCTGGCCTGCCGGCGCCCAGCAGGCGCGCGTCGAGCAGCTCGACGAGATCGTCGTCCAGGGTGAGGCGGCTCGCCGCCCCGGCAGCGGCGCCACCGGCGTCGTCGCTAATGACGGCTTCGTGCCCAAGACCACCCGGACCGCCACCAAGACCGAGACGCCGGTGGCGGAGACGCCGCAGACCATCAACACGGTCACGCAGAGGCAGCTTGAGGAGCGTCGCCCGCAATCGCTGACCGAGGCGCTGGGCTATACGCCGGGCGTCCGCACCGGCGGCTACGGCTTCGACCCGCGCTTCGACAGCTTCGCCATCCGCGGCGTCGACATCACCTATACCGGCGTCTTCCGCGATGGATTGCGGGACTTCAACAGCCCGAGCGGCCTGTTCCGCCTCGAGCCCTATGGCGTCGAATCGATCTCGATCCTGAAGGGCCCGGCCTCGTCGCTCTATGGCGCCAGCGCCTCCGTCGGCATCATCGACGCGATCTCGAAGCGCCCGACCGAGACGAAGTTCGGCGAGGTCGAGATCCAGGGCGGGTCCTTCAACCGCCGGCAGATCAATTTCGACATCGGTGGCCCGGCCAATCCGGCCGGCACGGTTCTCTACCGGATCACCGGCTTGCTGCGGGATTCCAACACCAGCCTGCCGGGCGTCCCCGACGATCGCGTCTTCATCGCGCCGGCCATCACCTTCAAGCCGAACGACAACACCAAGCTCACCATTCTCGGCGAGTACATGGATTCCAAGACCGGCGGCTCCACCGCCTATGACAACAATTACGGCAGCTTCACGCTGAGGGACGGGACGGTGATCTTCCCGACCACCGGTGCCAAGCGGACGATCCTGTTCAACCCGACCTATAACGACTTCACCCAAAAGCAGGGCCGCATCGGCTACGAGTTCGAGCACAAATTCTCGGACACGGTCTCGTTCCACCAGAACCTGCGCGTCTCGACGCTCTCGACCGACGAGAAGTTCGGCACGACCACCTATGCCGGCCGGGTGAAGGAGGATCTCGATGCGATCTCGACCGACACCTATCTCAAGACGCTGCTGCGCACCGGTCCGATCAGCCATACGATCCTGACCGGACTCGATATCGGCCGCGCCAGCTACGGCTCGCGCATCGGCTACAACTTCGCCAGCATTTCCGATCCGGCGCTGCCCGAGCCCACGAAGCAGCGCCAGACGCTGATCGGGGCCTATCTCCAGGACGAGATGAAGATGGGCCCCTGGCGCCTGCTGCTGAGCGGCCGGCACGACTGGCTCTCCAGCACCTACACCGTGCCCGGCACCGCGCCCTCGAAGCAGGATGAGGGCGCCTTCACCGGCCGCGCCGGGCTGAGCTACGTCACCGATTTCGGGCTGACGCCCTATGTCAGCTACGGCACCTCCTTCAACCCCAATCCCGGCACAGTGCTGAATGGCGGCGTCGCCAAGCCGACCAAGGGCGAGCAGGCGGAGGCCGGCGTCAAATACGCCGTGCCGGGCTACAACGCCTTCATCAACGCCTCGGTCTTCTGGCTGAAGCAGACCGACGGCATCGTCTACACCGTGGTCGACGCGGTGAATCGCCAGACCCAGCTCGACTTCGAATCGCGCGGCTTCGAGATCGATGCGACGACCTCGCTCGGCAATGGCGTGAGCCTGCAGGCCTCCTATGCCTATACCGACACCGAGATCACCAAGCTCTCGCCCGACACGGTCGGCAACCAGATCAACAGCGTGCCCAAGCACGCCTTCTCGGTCTGGGCGGGCTACGACATCGCCACCGGCCCGCTGCGCGGCCTCGGGCTCGGCGCCGGCGTGCGCTACACCGGCGCCAATTTCGGCGACGACTACAACCGCCTGATCATCCGCAACAGCGCGACGGCCTATGTCGATGCCCGGCTGACCTATGATTTCGAGAAGCTCGATCCGAAGCTGAAGGGCTTCAGCGCGCAGGTGAACGCCCAGAACCTGCTCGACAAGGTCGATCAGGTCTGCACCGCCGGCTATTGCTACTTCAACCAGGGCCGTAAGGTGCTCGCCAGCCTCCGGTACCGCTGGTGA
- a CDS encoding multidrug effflux MFS transporter — MTDAATTAGPRHGMSFRSFVALMAALMAANALAIDSMLPALPQMAEALGIAGANERQWIITAYLLGFGSAQIVYGTLADRFGRRPVLLFGLVVYVVASIAAAFAGSFETMMAARVAQGIGAAATRVLVVSIVRDCYSGRDMARVMSLAMIVFLAVPILAPSIGQAILLVAPWRWIFGVLTLFGALVMVWAMRRLRETQAPEDRKPIRVATVVAAFRTTLTTRLAVGYMLAMAFVLGGLFGFINSAQQVFVDVFQAPEWFTTIFALIAMFMAAASLLNSRIVGRLGMRRVSHGALLAYIGLTGAHAVVAWWGYESLWSFAAFQAGAMFCFGLVAPNFGAMAMDPLGHVAGTASSVQGFVTTIVGALLGFYIGQHFDGTVVPLTLGFALCGLVALGIVLVAEKGRLFRPAAGRS, encoded by the coding sequence ATGACCGACGCTGCGACGACCGCCGGGCCCCGCCACGGCATGAGCTTCCGTTCCTTCGTCGCCCTGATGGCGGCGCTGATGGCGGCCAACGCGCTCGCGATCGATTCGATGCTGCCCGCCTTGCCGCAGATGGCCGAGGCGCTCGGCATCGCCGGCGCCAATGAGCGGCAATGGATCATCACCGCCTATCTGCTCGGCTTCGGCTCCGCCCAGATCGTCTACGGCACGCTGGCCGACCGCTTCGGGCGCCGCCCGGTGCTGCTGTTCGGCCTCGTCGTCTATGTCGTGGCGAGCATCGCGGCGGCCTTCGCCGGCTCCTTCGAGACGATGATGGCGGCCCGCGTCGCCCAAGGCATCGGCGCGGCGGCGACGCGCGTGCTCGTCGTCTCGATCGTGCGCGACTGCTACTCCGGCCGCGACATGGCGCGGGTGATGTCGCTGGCGATGATCGTCTTCCTGGCCGTGCCGATCCTGGCGCCCTCGATCGGCCAGGCGATCCTGCTCGTCGCTCCCTGGCGCTGGATCTTCGGTGTGCTGACGCTCTTCGGGGCCCTGGTCATGGTCTGGGCCATGCGTCGGCTGCGCGAGACGCAGGCGCCCGAGGATCGCAAGCCGATCAGGGTCGCCACCGTTGTCGCCGCGTTCCGGACCACGCTGACGACGCGGCTGGCCGTCGGCTACATGCTGGCGATGGCCTTCGTGCTCGGCGGGCTCTTCGGCTTCATCAACTCCGCCCAGCAGGTCTTCGTCGATGTCTTCCAGGCTCCGGAGTGGTTCACCACCATCTTCGCGCTGATCGCGATGTTCATGGCCGCCGCCTCGCTGCTGAATTCGCGCATCGTCGGCCGGCTCGGCATGCGCCGCGTCTCCCACGGCGCCCTGCTGGCCTATATCGGCCTGACCGGCGCGCACGCCGTGGTCGCCTGGTGGGGCTATGAATCGCTCTGGAGCTTCGCCGCCTTCCAGGCCGGGGCGATGTTCTGCTTCGGGCTGGTCGCGCCGAATTTCGGCGCCATGGCGATGGACCCGCTCGGCCATGTCGCCGGCACGGCCTCCTCGGTCCAGGGCTTCGTCACGACGATCGTCGGCGCGCTGCTCGGCTTCTATATCGGCCAGCATTTCGACGGCACGGTCGTGCCCCTCACGCTCGGCTTCGCGCTGTGCGGGCTGGTGGCGCTCGGCATCGTGCTGGTGGCGGAGAAGGGCCGGCTCTTCCGCCCCGCGGCCGGGCGGTCCTGA
- a CDS encoding lysylphosphatidylglycerol synthase domain-containing protein, protein MSFGPLEPGMPPRRRSRWWWLGPLASIVIFGASLVVLWYIVREIEPGELANAFANASLRQLGLACGFTALSYLLLTGYDALALKRLGLSIPYRTTALASFTSYSVSFTLGFPIVTGGTVRYWIYSPKGVRASEVASLTVIAGLTFWLGLGAILCVSLFYATPSVAMLARTSPLVVQAVGAAVAAGTIGYLVWIASGERTIRVRGWNLPLPGLGITLGQMFLGAAEVCAAAAVLFVLLPGGHGIDYPTFLAVYVFACLVGIASHAPGGLGVFEATMLVALSRLPFEPVLGALLIFRIIYYILPFILALVLLALNEMVRRIRRHER, encoded by the coding sequence CGCTCGCCAGCATCGTCATCTTCGGCGCTTCGCTGGTGGTGCTCTGGTACATCGTCCGGGAGATCGAGCCCGGCGAACTCGCCAATGCCTTCGCCAATGCCAGCCTGCGCCAGCTCGGCCTCGCCTGCGGCTTCACCGCGCTGAGCTATCTGCTGCTGACCGGCTATGACGCGCTCGCCCTGAAGCGGCTTGGGCTGTCGATCCCCTATCGCACGACGGCGCTGGCCTCCTTCACCAGCTATTCGGTCTCCTTCACGCTCGGCTTCCCGATCGTGACCGGCGGCACCGTGCGCTACTGGATCTATTCGCCCAAGGGCGTGCGCGCCTCCGAGGTCGCGAGCCTCACCGTCATCGCCGGGCTGACCTTCTGGCTCGGCCTCGGCGCTATCCTCTGCGTCAGCCTTTTCTACGCCACGCCGTCCGTCGCGATGCTGGCGCGCACCTCGCCGCTCGTCGTGCAGGCGGTCGGCGCGGCCGTGGCGGCCGGCACCATCGGTTATCTGGTCTGGATCGCGAGCGGCGAGCGCACCATCCGCGTCCGCGGCTGGAACCTGCCGCTGCCCGGGCTCGGCATCACGCTCGGCCAGATGTTCCTCGGCGCGGCCGAGGTCTGCGCGGCGGCGGCCGTGCTCTTCGTGCTGCTGCCGGGCGGCCATGGCATCGACTATCCGACCTTCCTGGCCGTCTATGTCTTCGCCTGCCTGGTCGGCATCGCCAGCCATGCGCCGGGCGGGCTGGGGGTCTTCGAGGCGACGATGCTGGTTGCGCTCAGCCGCCTGCCCTTCGAGCCGGTGCTCGGCGCGCTGCTGATCTTCCGCATCATCTACTACATCCTGCCCTTCATCCTGGCGCTGGTGCTGCTGGCGCTGAACGAGATGGTCCGGCGCATCCGTCGCCACGAACGCTGA